A stretch of DNA from Hydrogenophaga sp. SL48:
TGTCGCCAGACGAGTAGCTGCACGCTCGTTCTCGGTGTAGGCCACGGCCACGCGCGTTTTGTAGGCCCCCTTGCCGCCTTCGGGATACACCTCGCGCAACACCATCACGATGCGCTTGAGTGCTCGGCGCTCCCAGTTCTTCGCCTCGGCTTTGTTGCGAGGACGGCGCTTCTTGACGGGCTCTCCGCGCATCCTTGCCTCAATGGCCGCCGCTACGTCTTCCGGGCGCTGTTTGAAGCGTATGCGTCCCTTTCTGGGCTTGCCGCAAAAATGGCCTCCGTCGATTTCCACGAGACCAGTAAGCATCTCGGTGTCGCGATCACGGAAGAGGCACTCCCTGAGCTTGCCCGTCAACACCGTGGCCGTCTTGTTCTGCACATCCAGGATTCTGCTCAGCAGAAGGGCTGGCACACCTTTGGCAGAGGCTGCGTACAAGCTGAACGCCATTAGCAACTTCTTGAACCGGTTGATACCTGGCAGAAAAACATCACTGAGCGCTTAGTAACGGACTACCTGGCCGATCTTCTGCAGTCGCAGGCACGCACTGTCATGGCATTGCGGCAGCGCACGCAGGTCGTGGAACTCTTGGCGGCCAAGCAGCAGCGCATCGAAGCCCATCCGATGCGCTGGTTTCTGCGGAAACTGTATCACCAGTACGTCGGTATTGTGGTCAGCGCCACAGTAATTGGGGTGCTCGGAGTGCTTGTGGCGTTTACTTGGTTCAAGTAAACGTCCAGCGGAAATCGGACGCAGATAGTTCTTCAGCCATTACGCCGAGTTGAAGACCATTCGTTGAGTATTTGAGTGGATGAATCCGACGCGCTTTCGCTCCGCCGGTACAGTGGCACTCACAGTGTCCATGCTCATGCGCTACCACCATTCTTGACACTTGAGCTTGAGGGTGGCGTTCGCCTGAACGCCCACGCGCCGACCAGTCTGCACGCCTGGAGTCGGAACTGCGTGACGCACGCGCGGCTCTGGCCAAGAGCGAGCAGCAGGCCACAGACCTTCAGGCGCAGTTGGCCACAGCGGCTGATGTCCAAGCTGCTGGCAGGCCTGGAGGCTCGCCTGGCGCCTGCTGTTGCCGCAACCAAGGGCAAGAGGTAGGCAATTGCCTCGCTCGTGCCCCATCTTGGCCGAATTGACCCGAAAGCGAGTATGTCGTAACATACAAACATTCTCAAAATCGTGGAGGTCAACATGAGCATCCATACGTTCTCCAGCCGTGACTTCACACGCGATGTGTCGGCGGCCAAACGCGCAACGGCTGACGGCCCGGTGTTTATCACTGACCGTGGTCGCCCTGCTTTTGCGCTGCTCAAAATCGACGACTACTTCCGCATCGCAGGTCAGACCGAGCTGTCGCTCCTGGACATCATGGATGGCATTCCTGCTGGGGATGGCATTGAGTTCGATCCCCCTCGTTTGAATGTC
This window harbors:
- a CDS encoding IS1595 family transposase, with amino-acid sequence MLMAFSLYAASAKGVPALLLSRILDVQNKTATVLTGKLRECLFRDRDTEMLTGLVEIDGGHFCGKPRKGRIRFKQRPEDVAAAIEARMRGEPVKKRRPRNKAEAKNWERRALKRIVMVLREVYPEGGKGAYKTRVAVAYTENERAATRLATTLIEPGSTVMTDENAAYTPLSIWFDHHCVEHSVEFSTIDGVNENQAESFFSRMRRAEYGTFHGYRPKYLLDYAQEFAWREDVRTRTESEKLKDLIKRVFSCGLSRWWRGYWQGHHRAGEFRVES
- a CDS encoding type II toxin-antitoxin system prevent-host-death family antitoxin, which produces MSIHTFSSRDFTRDVSAAKRATADGPVFITDRGRPAFALLKIDDYFRIAGQTELSLLDIMDGIPAGDGIEFDPPRLNVQISGASFD